One Pyrus communis chromosome 4, drPyrComm1.1, whole genome shotgun sequence genomic region harbors:
- the LOC137731588 gene encoding uncharacterized protein: MNPRRASIGMSPEALSASGRGSEKMSLPALQSKMKCDPEGYLQELQLVYNQFKSAVDLFEKQLEMGFTSVSGVGNDPAVAKDLGDRAMFLAHVTPFYPTQMAYFPVELSQFLCSTARKLPSGLRLHVTQALILLMNRKMVDLGDTIAMFMELQTYGDKPLRKLAFSHVVHSIKRMNQKHKNEAKNRALQNVVFEMLRQEDETKAKRALITLRELHQRKQWFDERTANAICTACFHPSSRIMIACLSFLLDYEKFEDDDSDASSSEDEGPHTSQVVLNRESIYKAHHQGTIASKKKKKAKLQRAMRSMKKQQRLSSEKTNSNYHTPLNHLQDPQGFAEKLFSRLQTCNERFEVKMMMLKVIARTIGLHRLILLNFYPFLQKYIQPHQRDVTSLLAAAVQACHDMVPPDAVQPLFKQLVNQFVHDRSRPEAIAVGLNVTRELCLRIPLLMTEELLQDLALYKKSHEKAVSIAARSLISLFREICPSLLIKKDRGRPTNPKAKPKAYGEVSVLSNVPGVELLEEDDGNEDSDDADEHSFSGTDDDKDDDLDRDEMVASSDDDGDQMDNSDSGSEDDGIEEDAVVAEDEDGDDSIDDNDSDLNGSEDEDDDEDEQEEENEEEESDNDDAKGSGNGVKDNKAKKRKFADFDKQLNHVESSLRALKRLAKENMEPASLDSADGFLSNEDFQRIKELKAKKEAQIALTRQGLLKKGADAKSPAFKIPSSSELSSKRVDPAKLEVHVKKRMSKEERLALVRAGREERGKYQARAAIKQKKTGGMSNKQKEHKKQMPMAAKRAKVAKSRVDKRKQQQRSGKQFRGKKAWK, from the exons ATGAATCCTCGCCGCGCCAGCATTGGAATGTCGCCGGAGGCACTCTCGGCGTCGGGTCGGGGCTCCGAGAAGATGAGCTTGCCCGCGCTTCAGTCGAAGATGAAGTGCGACCCGGAAGGGTACTTGCAGGAGCTCCAGCTGGTGTATAACCAGTTCAAATCGGCCGTGGATCTCTTCGAAAAACAATTAGAGATGGGGTTCACGTCCGTCAGCGGCGTCGGCAACGACCCGGCCGTCGCGAAGGACCTTGGCGACCGGGCGATGTTCTTGGCTCACGTCACCCCCTTTTACCCGACCCAGATGGCCTATTTCCCCGTCGAGCTCTCCCAGTTTCTCTGCTCCACCGCCCGAAAACTCCCCTCGGGGCTCCGGCTGCATGTCACCCAAGCTCTCATTCTTCTCATGAATCGAAAG ATGGTTGATTTGGGAGACACTATAGCTATGTTCATGGAGCTGCAGACGTATGGGGATAAGCCTTTGAGAAAGCTGGCATTTTCTCATGTGGTTCATAGCATAAAGCGAATGAATCAGAAGCATAAGAACGAAGCGAAGAATCGGGCacttcaaaatgttgtttttgaGATGCTACGG CAAGAGGATGAAACAAAAGCAAAGAGAGCGCTTATCACGCTACGAGAGCTTCACCAGAGAAAGCAGTGGTTTGATGAAAGAACAGCAAATGCGATTTGTACTGCGTGCTTTCATCCATCTTCAAG GATAATGATTGCTTGCCTCTCATTTCTGCTTGATTACGAGAAGTTTGAAGACGATGATAGTGATGCATCAAGTAGTGAAGATGAAGGTCCTCACACATCTCAAGTAGTCCTTAATAGAGAGTCTATTTATAAG GCACACCATCAAGGTACAATTGCtagcaagaagaaaaagaaagcaaaactgCAGCGTGCCATGCGTAGTATGAAGAAACAGCAGCGCCTATCATCAGAAAAAACTAATTCAAATTATCATACGCCACTTAACCATTTGCAAGATCCGCAG GGATTTGCTGAGAAACTATTCTCCCGCCTTCAAACCTGCAATGAACGATTTGAG GTCAAGATGATGATGTTGAAAGTAATTGCTCGCACGATTGGGCTTCAccgcttgattttgttgaacttTTATCCTTTCCTTCAGAAATATATTCAG CCTCACCAACGCGATGTCACAAGTTTACTTGCGGCAGCAGTTCAGGCTTGCCATGATATG GTTCCTCCTGATGCGGTTCAACCACTGTTCAAACAACTAGTGAATCAATTTGTACATGATCGCTCACGTCCAGAG GCCATAGCTGTTGGACTGAATGTAACAAGGGAGCTATGTTTACGGATTCCATTG TTGATGACCGAAGAGTTGCTGCAAGATCTTGCATTATATAAGAAATCACATGAGAAAGCAGTTTCAATAGCAGCGCGCTCACTTATCAGTTTATTCAGagag ATTTGCCCCTCACTGTTGATTAAGAAGGACCGTGGACGCCCCACTAACCCCAAGGCAAAACCAAAAGCTTATGGAGAAGTCAGTGTACTCAGCAATGTTCCTGGTGTTGAACTGCTAGAAGAAGATGACGGCAATGAGGACAGTGATGATGCTGATGAACATTCATTCAGCGGCACTGATGATGATAAAGATGATGATCTTGATCGCGATGAGATGGTTGCTTCCAGTGATGATGATGGCGACCAGATGGACAACAGTGACAGTGGAAGCGAAGATGATGGAATAGAAGAGGATGCCGTGGTagctgaagatgaagatggtgaTGATAGTATAGATGATAATGACAGCGATCTCAATGGGAGTGAGGATGAGGATGACGATGAGGATGAgcaagaagaagagaatgagGAGGAAGAATCCGACAACGATGATGCCAAAGGTAGTGGAAATGGAGTAAAAGACAACAAAGCAAAAAAGAGGAAGTTTGCCGATTTTGATAAACAACTTAATCATGTTGAATCAAGTCTTCGGGCTTTGAAGAGATTGGCCAAAGAGAACATGGAGCCTGCTTCACTGGACTCAGCTGATGGTTTTCTTTCTAACGAGGACTTTCAGAGGATTAAGGAGTTAaag GCAAAGAAGGAAGCCCAAATTGCTTTGACGCGGCAGGGATTATTGAAGAAGGGCGCAGACGCCAAGTCACCCGCATTCAAGATTCCCAGCTCATCTGAACTGAGCAGTAAGCGAGTAGATCCTGCAAAGCTTGAA GTCCACGTAAAGAAAAGGATGAGCAAGGAGGAGAGATTGGCATTAGTGAGAGCAGGGCGGGAGGAGAGAGGGAAGTACCAGGCTCGAGCCGCCATAAAACAGAAGAAG ACGGGAGGTATGAGCAACAAGCAGAAGGAACACAAAAAGCAAATGCCTATGGCTGCAAAGAGGGCAAAGGTTGCTAAATCTCGCGTGGATAAAAGGAAGCAGCAGCAGCGATCTGGCAAACAATTCCGAGGGAAGAAGGCATGGAAATGA